One genomic segment of Ictalurus punctatus breed USDA103 chromosome 4, Coco_2.0, whole genome shotgun sequence includes these proteins:
- the LOC108264223 gene encoding uncharacterized protein LOC108264223 isoform X2, whose amino-acid sequence MVIRARDIKHFEHVMEFLDVTHTLLPQLVTPIKHMKIMFGLKTLVIMWMLWDDQSAESITDKIVKFFPDSLPQYHRSSHRHMKLIQKTQRDFRNFVELLAKNPEMRKNYIRNLMEEQYGERYIMKLEERLLHYLEELNKALPQPTYIDQVLKQSGQLKGREELLQQLFTCNSACPAAALKKLLRCAMASHIDHKSTEMCKQQKGAPVDGPVFGPLCVALTPSLEEAEEDWLSQASGSWLNRDKSLEKQRTRLKKKHVLDQTDNHPCVLEEQCPQMTETGLVAAEKKTGDDLTAHLCSRHGKRMTSILQECSEELRSQDGKTSLMQVECTPLSPHPPLLHSSPHRPTSGSPLHDSSSTNISLSSQPETFSYLSADEERHVVPSQPMASSTISPGQENNSGHFSGQKSNIALTIQVSPSPGCSVQPSLSQTSPSSTNISPFPENNLTQRSSLTEQECSLMLSFKKMCPESSYHHLGSSSSSSSSSFATPAVTQTPSQNDAQVSLDSYVILESCSALAGKLRLSSETQAFLLACKWLQPQVKLYRLSRHECHQATLPNRAPEQSSEEEDVDEDVLFDVNSLYSDSESDTQDSDDSDYVPSKKCRYR is encoded by the exons ATGGTCATCCGGGCCAGAGACATCAAACACTTTGAGCACGTCATGGAGTTCCTGGATGTTACTCACACTTTACTACCTCAGCTAGTGACCCCCATCAAGCACATGAAGATAATGTTTGGCCTGAAAACTTTG GTTATTATGTGGATGTTGTGGGATGACCAGAGCGCAGAAAGCATCACAGACAAGATTGTAAAGTTCTTTCCTGACAGCCTCCCACAGTATCATAGAAGT AGTCACAGGCATATGAAGCTGATACAGAAGACCCAGCGGGACTTTAGGAATTTTGTTGAGTTACTGGCAAAAAACCCAGAAATGCGCAAAAACTATATTAGA AATCTGATGGAAGAGCAGTATGGAGAACGCTACATCATGAAGTTGGAAGAGAGGTTGTTACATTATTTAGAAGAGCTGAACAAAGCCCTTCCACAACCCACCTATATTGACCAG GTTCTAAAACAATCAGGGCAATTGAAGGGGAGAGAGGAGTTACTGCAGCAATTATTTACCTGTAATAGTGCGTGTCCAGCCGCAGCTCTAAAGAAACTGCTGAGATGTG CTATGGCAAGCCATATAGATCATAAAAGTACAGAGATGTGTAAGCAACAAAAAGGAGCTCCGGTTGATGGACCAGTGTTTGGGCCTCTTTGTGTAGCTCTTACTCCATCTCTGGAAGAGGCAGAAGAAGATTGGCTGTCCCAGGCATCCGGTTCCTGGCTGAATAGAGATAAGAGTTTGGAAAAACAGAGGACAAGGTTGAAGAAGAAGCATGTTTTAGATCAGACTGACAACCATCCATGTGTGCTTGAAGAACAGTGTCCTCAGATGACCGAGACCGGACTTGTTGCTGCAGAGAAGAAAACTGGAGATGACTTAACAGCACATCTGTGCTCCAGACATGGCAAGAGAATGACGAGTATCCTCCAAGAATGCTCTGAGGAGCTGAGGAGTCAGGACGGCAAAACTTCACTGATGCAGGTGGAATGCACTCCTCTGTCACCTCACCCTCCACTTCTCCACTCCTCGCCTCACAGACCAACCTCAGGATCTCCTCTCCATGACTCTTCGTCTAcaaatatttctctttcttcacAGCCAGAGACTTTCTCCTATCTTTCAGCAGATGAAGAGCGACATGTCGTTCCTTCACAGCCGATGGCTTCTTCGACGATATCTCCAGGACAAGAAAATAATTCTGGTCACTTCTCGGGCCAGAAAAGCAACATCGCATTGACAATACAAGTATCACCTTCTCCAGGATGTTCAGTTCAGCCATCCTTATCTCAAACATCTCCATCTTCAACCAATATTTCACCATTTCCAGAAAACAATCTCACACAGAGATCATCCTTGACTGAGCAGGAATGCTCACTGATGCTGTCCTTTAAGAAAATGTGTCCAGAATCTTCATACCATCATCTtggttcatcatcatcatcatcatcatcatccttcgCAACTCCAGCGGTGACTCAAACTCCAAGCCAAAATGATGCACAGGTCTCTTTGGATTCGTATGTAATTTTAGAGTCATGCAGTGCCTTAGCAGGCAAACTGAGGCTGTCTTCAGAGACTCAGGCTTTCCTCTTGGCCTGTAAGTGGCTGCAGCCTCAAGTGAAGCTCTACAGACTGAGCCGTCATGAGTGCCACCAAGCCACACTGCCAAATCGTGCTCCAGAGCAGTCATCTGAAGAGGAAGACGTAGATGAAGATGTGCTGTTTGATGTCAATTCACTGTATTCGGACTCTGAATCAGACACCCAAGACTCTGATGATTCTGATTACGTTCCGTCAAAGAAATGCAGGTACAGGTGA
- the LOC108264185 gene encoding uncharacterized protein LOC108264185 isoform X2, with the protein MSSSEEMPYYASWDSSSSEPWVEDGDVQHLVPAPNVYNQEQDFTPITQGQAYYSLPAQPYYASWDSSSSGPWVEDGDVQHVIPAPHVYHQEQQFTPSTQGQVYLLLPVQPYYASCDSSNSGPWVEAGDVQHVVSAPHVYHQEQDFSPSTQGPAYYSLPAQLYYPSWDTISCSGPWVEAGDLPQPIPSSHVYHQEQIFTPSTHGQIELPEMAALSEDQNCSSMPEYLGT; encoded by the exons ATGTCATCTTCTGAAGAAATG CCGTATTACGCAAGTTGGGATTCGTCAAGCTCTGAACCGTGGGTTGAGGATGGTGATGTCCAGCACCTTGTCCCTGCCCCCAATGTGTACAATCAGGAACAGGACTTCACTCCCATCACTCAGGGCCAAGCGTATTACAGCCTGCCTGCTCAG CCATATTACGCAAGTTGGGATTCGTCGAGCTCTGGACCGTGGGTTGAGGATGGTGATGTCCAGCACGTTATCCCTGCCCCCCACGTGTACCACCAGGAACAGCAATTCACCCCCAGCACTCAGGGCCAGGTGTATTTACTCTTGCCTGTCCAG CCGTATTACGCAAGTTGTGATTCGTCCAACTCTGGACCGTGGGTTGAGGCTGGTGACGTCCAACACGTTGTCTCTGCGCCCCACGTGTACCACCAGGAACAGGACTTCTCCCCCAGCACTCAGGGCCCAGCATATTACAGCCTGCCTGCCCAG TTGTATTACCCCAGCTGGGACACTATTTCCTGCTCTGGGCCGTGGGTTGAAGCTGGTGACCTGCCACAACCTATCCCATCCTCCCACGTGTACCACCAGGAGCAGATATTCACTCCCAGCACTCATGGCCAG ATAGAGCTTCCAGAGATGGCTGCACTGTCAGAGGACCAAAATTGCAGCTCCATGCCTG AATATCTCGGGACCTAG
- the LOC108264185 gene encoding uncharacterized protein LOC108264185 isoform X1 produces the protein MSSSEEMPYYASWDSSSSEPWVEDGDVQHLVPAPNVYNQEQDFTPITQGQAYYSLPAQPYYASWDSSSSGPWVEDGDVQHVIPAPHVYHQEQQFTPSTQGQVYLLLPVQPYYASCDSSNSGPWVEAGDVQHVVSAPHVYHQEQDFSPSTQGPAYYSLPAQLYYPSWDTISCSGPWVEAGDLPQPIPSSHVYHQEQIFTPSTHGQQIELPEMAALSEDQNCSSMPEYLGT, from the exons ATGTCATCTTCTGAAGAAATG CCGTATTACGCAAGTTGGGATTCGTCAAGCTCTGAACCGTGGGTTGAGGATGGTGATGTCCAGCACCTTGTCCCTGCCCCCAATGTGTACAATCAGGAACAGGACTTCACTCCCATCACTCAGGGCCAAGCGTATTACAGCCTGCCTGCTCAG CCATATTACGCAAGTTGGGATTCGTCGAGCTCTGGACCGTGGGTTGAGGATGGTGATGTCCAGCACGTTATCCCTGCCCCCCACGTGTACCACCAGGAACAGCAATTCACCCCCAGCACTCAGGGCCAGGTGTATTTACTCTTGCCTGTCCAG CCGTATTACGCAAGTTGTGATTCGTCCAACTCTGGACCGTGGGTTGAGGCTGGTGACGTCCAACACGTTGTCTCTGCGCCCCACGTGTACCACCAGGAACAGGACTTCTCCCCCAGCACTCAGGGCCCAGCATATTACAGCCTGCCTGCCCAG TTGTATTACCCCAGCTGGGACACTATTTCCTGCTCTGGGCCGTGGGTTGAAGCTGGTGACCTGCCACAACCTATCCCATCCTCCCACGTGTACCACCAGGAGCAGATATTCACTCCCAGCACTCATGGCCAG CAGATAGAGCTTCCAGAGATGGCTGCACTGTCAGAGGACCAAAATTGCAGCTCCATGCCTG AATATCTCGGGACCTAG
- the LOC108264223 gene encoding uncharacterized protein LOC108264223 isoform X1, which produces MEESLWCEKTSSSVISTLPVWIIEYAWTNRMMEVLQVLGPPLWLEGDRSSLTLKDPCSIRVTAAESWMVIRARDIKHFEHVMEFLDVTHTLLPQLVTPIKHMKIMFGLKTLVIMWMLWDDQSAESITDKIVKFFPDSLPQYHRSSHRHMKLIQKTQRDFRNFVELLAKNPEMRKNYIRNLMEEQYGERYIMKLEERLLHYLEELNKALPQPTYIDQVLKQSGQLKGREELLQQLFTCNSACPAAALKKLLRCAMASHIDHKSTEMCKQQKGAPVDGPVFGPLCVALTPSLEEAEEDWLSQASGSWLNRDKSLEKQRTRLKKKHVLDQTDNHPCVLEEQCPQMTETGLVAAEKKTGDDLTAHLCSRHGKRMTSILQECSEELRSQDGKTSLMQVECTPLSPHPPLLHSSPHRPTSGSPLHDSSSTNISLSSQPETFSYLSADEERHVVPSQPMASSTISPGQENNSGHFSGQKSNIALTIQVSPSPGCSVQPSLSQTSPSSTNISPFPENNLTQRSSLTEQECSLMLSFKKMCPESSYHHLGSSSSSSSSSFATPAVTQTPSQNDAQVSLDSYVILESCSALAGKLRLSSETQAFLLACKWLQPQVKLYRLSRHECHQATLPNRAPEQSSEEEDVDEDVLFDVNSLYSDSESDTQDSDDSDYVPSKKCRYR; this is translated from the exons ATGGAGGAAAGTTTGTGGTGCGAGAAAACCTCCTCCAGCGTCATATCTACTTTACCGGTGTGGATAATTGAATATGCCTGGACTAACCGGATGATGGAGGTGTTACAGG TTTTAGGCCCTCCACTGTGGCTGGAAGGTGACCGGAGCAGCCTGACTCTTAAGGATCCATGCAGCATACGTGTGACGGCGGCCGAGTCCTGGATGGTCATCCGGGCCAGAGACATCAAACACTTTGAGCACGTCATGGAGTTCCTGGATGTTACTCACACTTTACTACCTCAGCTAGTGACCCCCATCAAGCACATGAAGATAATGTTTGGCCTGAAAACTTTG GTTATTATGTGGATGTTGTGGGATGACCAGAGCGCAGAAAGCATCACAGACAAGATTGTAAAGTTCTTTCCTGACAGCCTCCCACAGTATCATAGAAGT AGTCACAGGCATATGAAGCTGATACAGAAGACCCAGCGGGACTTTAGGAATTTTGTTGAGTTACTGGCAAAAAACCCAGAAATGCGCAAAAACTATATTAGA AATCTGATGGAAGAGCAGTATGGAGAACGCTACATCATGAAGTTGGAAGAGAGGTTGTTACATTATTTAGAAGAGCTGAACAAAGCCCTTCCACAACCCACCTATATTGACCAG GTTCTAAAACAATCAGGGCAATTGAAGGGGAGAGAGGAGTTACTGCAGCAATTATTTACCTGTAATAGTGCGTGTCCAGCCGCAGCTCTAAAGAAACTGCTGAGATGTG CTATGGCAAGCCATATAGATCATAAAAGTACAGAGATGTGTAAGCAACAAAAAGGAGCTCCGGTTGATGGACCAGTGTTTGGGCCTCTTTGTGTAGCTCTTACTCCATCTCTGGAAGAGGCAGAAGAAGATTGGCTGTCCCAGGCATCCGGTTCCTGGCTGAATAGAGATAAGAGTTTGGAAAAACAGAGGACAAGGTTGAAGAAGAAGCATGTTTTAGATCAGACTGACAACCATCCATGTGTGCTTGAAGAACAGTGTCCTCAGATGACCGAGACCGGACTTGTTGCTGCAGAGAAGAAAACTGGAGATGACTTAACAGCACATCTGTGCTCCAGACATGGCAAGAGAATGACGAGTATCCTCCAAGAATGCTCTGAGGAGCTGAGGAGTCAGGACGGCAAAACTTCACTGATGCAGGTGGAATGCACTCCTCTGTCACCTCACCCTCCACTTCTCCACTCCTCGCCTCACAGACCAACCTCAGGATCTCCTCTCCATGACTCTTCGTCTAcaaatatttctctttcttcacAGCCAGAGACTTTCTCCTATCTTTCAGCAGATGAAGAGCGACATGTCGTTCCTTCACAGCCGATGGCTTCTTCGACGATATCTCCAGGACAAGAAAATAATTCTGGTCACTTCTCGGGCCAGAAAAGCAACATCGCATTGACAATACAAGTATCACCTTCTCCAGGATGTTCAGTTCAGCCATCCTTATCTCAAACATCTCCATCTTCAACCAATATTTCACCATTTCCAGAAAACAATCTCACACAGAGATCATCCTTGACTGAGCAGGAATGCTCACTGATGCTGTCCTTTAAGAAAATGTGTCCAGAATCTTCATACCATCATCTtggttcatcatcatcatcatcatcatcatccttcgCAACTCCAGCGGTGACTCAAACTCCAAGCCAAAATGATGCACAGGTCTCTTTGGATTCGTATGTAATTTTAGAGTCATGCAGTGCCTTAGCAGGCAAACTGAGGCTGTCTTCAGAGACTCAGGCTTTCCTCTTGGCCTGTAAGTGGCTGCAGCCTCAAGTGAAGCTCTACAGACTGAGCCGTCATGAGTGCCACCAAGCCACACTGCCAAATCGTGCTCCAGAGCAGTCATCTGAAGAGGAAGACGTAGATGAAGATGTGCTGTTTGATGTCAATTCACTGTATTCGGACTCTGAATCAGACACCCAAGACTCTGATGATTCTGATTACGTTCCGTCAAAGAAATGCAGGTACAGGTGA